The genomic region GTGTTGCTTGGTTTGGAGACAATGCATAGATTGGTAAACCAGAACTGATGCGAGACATTAGTAGTGGTGTTGTCCCTGACTCTGTCAAGCTGATGATCGCTTTTACGCCTTCCAAATGGTTGGCTGCGTACATAGCGGACATCGCAATGGTTTCATCGATACTGGTAAACGTAACATCGATACGGTGTTTAGAACGGTTGATTGCAGGTTGTTTTTCAGCGCCCAAGCAAACACGGTTCATGGTTTTAATTACTTCTTCAGGGTATGCTCCAGCCGCTGTTTCGGCAGAAAGCATGACCGCGTCGGTGCCATCTAGAACCGCGTTGGCTACGTCAAATACTTCCGCACGAGTTGGCATAGCACTGGTAATCATGGTTTCCATCATTTGTGTCGCGGTAATAACAGGGCGGTTCAATTGACGACAACGCTTGATCATGTGTTTTTGTACACCGATCAATTCTGCGTCACCAATTTCAACACCTAGGTCACCACGAGCCACCATAACAGCATCAGAAGCAAGAATGATTGCATCCAGCGTTTCATTATCAGCAACGGCTTCAGCACGTTCTACTTTAGAAACGATACCCGCTTTAAGGCCAGCGGCTTCCGCTAGAGCACGAGCTTCGTGTAAGTCTTCTGCACTACGAGGGAAGGACACGGCCAAATAATCAGCGTTTAACGCCGCTGCTGTTTTAATGTCTTCGCGATCTTTATCAGTCAATGCTGCCGCAGACAGACCACCGCCTTGTCGGTTGATGCCTTTGTTATTAGACAGAGCGCCACCTACGATGACTTTTGTAATGACTTCTTGGCCTTTTACTTCTAATACTTCTAAAACAACACGGCCATCATCAAGAAGTAGAATATTGCCAGGCTGAGAATCTTTTGCCAGTTGTGGGTAGTCGATACCTACGCGAGTTTCATCACCATTGTTCTTATCAAAACCCACATCAAGAATAAACGTTGCGCCATCTTTCAGTTCAACTTTGGTGTTTTTGAAACGCGCGATGCGAATTTTAGGCCCTTGTAGATCACCAAGAATAGCAACATGACGACCATTTTTCTTTGCCATTTCACGAACAACCTCGGCGCGGTTGATGTGGTCTTCTGGCTGACCGTGAGAAAAATTCAAACGGAATACGTTAGCGCCCGCTAAAATTAATTTTTCGATCATTTCTGGGGAGCTGGAAGCTGGGCCTAAAGTGGCAACAATTTTAGTTCTACGAGTCATTTTAAATACCAAAGATTAGAAAGCGTGATATGAAGTATAAGAGACGACGAAGGCTGCGTCAGCAGCCTTCGTGTATTTTGACTATTTCGCAGCCATTAATGCGATAGTATTATCAAGCATTCGGTTTGAGAAGCCCCATTCGTTATCATACCAAGCCATCACTTTTACTAATTTACCTTGTACGCGAGTTTGTGTCGCATCGAAGTTAGAAGTGTAGGCGTTGTGGTTGAAGTCAGAAGAGACAAGTGGCTCATGATTGACATGCAATACTTGCGCAAGAATCGGATCCGCTTTGATAGCGTCTTCAATGATTGAGTTTATTTCGTCTACTGTGGTTTCACGTGGTGCCAAGAAGGTTAGATCTACTAGTGAAACGTTGATAGTTGGTACTCGAACAGAAAGACCATCAAACTTGCCAACAAGTGCTGGTATGACAAGGCCAACAGCCGCAGCTGCACCAGTTTTACTTGGGATCATATTCATAGCGGCGGCACGAGCACGGTAAAGGTCTTCGTGATAAACGTCTGAAAGGCGCTGATCGTTGGTGTAAGCGTGAATGGTTGTCATCAAACCACTTTCAATGCCCAGTTTTTCACTTAATGGTTTAGCGAATGGTGCTAGGCAGTTAGTTGTACAAGAAGCATTAGAGATAACGGTCATGTCAGATGTAAGAATATCTTGGTTTACGCCATATACAACAGTCGCGTCAACTTCTTTTCCAGGCGCGGAAATGATAACTTTTTTCGCTCCGGCAGTAATGTGAGCGCTGGCTTTTTCTTTTGTTGTAAAGAAACCTGTGCATTCGTAAACAACATCAACGCCAAGCTCTGCCCAAGGAAGGTCTGCTGGATTGCGTTCAGAGAAAGTGCGGATTTTATCTTTGTTGATGTAAAGTGCTTCTTCATCAAATGTCACTTCTTCGTTGAAGCGACCGTGGACTGTGTCGTATTTCGTTAAATGAGCATTGGTTTTTGAATCGCCAAGATCATTAATGGCTACGATTTGGAGTTGATCACGCTTGCCTGATTCATATAAAGCTCTAAGCGTGTTGCGTCCAATGCGTCCATAACCGTTGATAGCTACCTTAATCGTCATACTCACCTCTAACATAGTGCGAAATTTGCTTTATGTTCGAATTCGAACATCAAGCGTTCAATTTTGTTCTTTACGTAAAAATACTACATAAGTATTTTTTTAAGCAAGGATTAGTAACAAATTCCTTTCAATCTGGCTATTTATTAACCATCTATTGATCGACATCTAACATTGTACAGAATTATGTTACAGAAGTTCGGGTATTTTAGCTGAAATAGAGCCTTTCCCGAATTCTTTTTGTAAAAAAATTACAAAATATTGTATTAAAGTCGTTTTTTTCTAAGTTTTAGGCGTGAAATAAAATAAAAATGTAGTAATATTACATAATATTATAGTGTCAGGCAGTTTGCTGAGATAGCTGAATTAAAAAACGGAGAGAAGCATGAATCCGATTGTTGCTAAGGTAACGAACGACATCATTGAACGAAGCAAAGCGTTGCGCGGGCAATACCTTAAAGATATGAAAAAAGCGCAAGAGCAAGGGCCGCACAGAGGAAAGCTGTCTTGTGGGAATCTAGCTCATGGCTTTGCGGCATGCCAACCTCAAGATAAGCAAAAGCTGACTCTGATGGAGGAAGCCAATATAGGAATCATATCTTCTTATAATGATATGTTGTCTGCTCATCAGCCTTACGAAAATTATCCTGATCAAATTCGCGCTGCGGTGAAAGAAATGGGCTCTGTGGCTCAGTTTGCTGGCGGCGTACCTGCCATGTGTGATGGTGTTACCCAAGGTCAAGACGGCATGGAGTTAAGCTTATTTAGCCGTGACAATATTGCACAGGGTGCAGCAATCGCGCTTTCCCATAACATGTTCGATGCGGCTATCTATTTAGGTATTTGTGACAAGATTGTACCTGGCTTGTTGATTGCGGCACTGCGTTTTGGCCATTTGCCTGCTTTGTTTATTCCTGCAGGGCCTATGCGTTCGGGGATTACTAACGCGGCTAAAGCGGCCGTTCGTCAGCGTTATGCGCAAGGACAAGCGACTCGTGAAGAATTGCTTGAAGCTGAATCAGCTTCTTACCACAGTGCGGGTACTTGTACTTTTTACGGTACAGCTAACTCGAATCAGCTATTAGTCGAAATTATGGGGCTTCAGCTCCCAGGGTCCTCTTTTGTTAACCCAGACGATCCATTGCGAGGAGCACTGACTAACTATGCTTCTCAGTTGTCTACCAAGATTACGGCTTTGGGTCGAGATTATCGACCTTTATATGAAATAGTCGATGAGCGTAGCATTGTTAACTCAATTGTTGGTTTATTGGCGACTGGTGGCTCAACAAACCACACCATGCATATTGTGGCTTACGCTCGTGCAGCGGGCATTATTATTACTTGGGATGACTTCTCAGCTCTTTCTAAAGTCGTGCCGTCATTGACGAAAATTTACCCGAACGGCCAGGCGGATATTAATCACTTCCATGCGGCTGGCGGTATGGCGTTTTTGGTTAAGCAATTATTGAAAGGTGGATTGTTGCATGAAGATGTAAACACTATCGTCGGTAAAGGCTTAACGCATTACACCAAAGAACCTTTTCTAGAGGGTGATAATCTAGTTTGGCGTGATGGCACAGATGAAAGTTTGGATATGGATGTTGTACGACCTATCGATAATCCGTTTAGCAAAGAAGGTGGGTTGGCCTTGCTTAAAGGTAATCTTGGTCGTTCTGTGATTAAGGTTTCTGCTGTAAAAGATGAAAATCGAATTATCGAAGCGCCTGCTGCTGTGTTTCACAGTCAAAATGCATTGGCTGATGCCATTGCGAGTGGTGAGCTAAAGCGTGACTGTGTGGCTGTGGTTCGCTTCCAAGGGCCAAAGGCAATAGGGATGCCAGAGTTGCATAAATTGACGCCTTACCTTGGTAATTTGCAGGATCAAGGTTATCGAGTGGCGCTAGTGACCGACGGTCGTATGTCTGGTGCATCCGGTAAAGTGCCTGCTGCTATTCACCTAACTCCAGAAGCATTAGCGGGCGGATTGATTGCTAAAATTCAAGATGGCGATATGGTGCGCTTGGATGCCATTGAAGGTACTTTGTCTGTGTTGGTCTCAGATGAAGAGCTTAATAAGCGTGAAGCGGCACAGCAAGATTTAACGGATTCCCATCAAGGTATGGGACGTGAACT from Marinomonas rhizomae harbors:
- the gap gene encoding type I glyceraldehyde-3-phosphate dehydrogenase, with the translated sequence MTIKVAINGYGRIGRNTLRALYESGKRDQLQIVAINDLGDSKTNAHLTKYDTVHGRFNEEVTFDEEALYINKDKIRTFSERNPADLPWAELGVDVVYECTGFFTTKEKASAHITAGAKKVIISAPGKEVDATVVYGVNQDILTSDMTVISNASCTTNCLAPFAKPLSEKLGIESGLMTTIHAYTNDQRLSDVYHEDLYRARAAAMNMIPSKTGAAAAVGLVIPALVGKFDGLSVRVPTINVSLVDLTFLAPRETTVDEINSIIEDAIKADPILAQVLHVNHEPLVSSDFNHNAYTSNFDATQTRVQGKLVKVMAWYDNEWGFSNRMLDNTIALMAAK
- the pyk gene encoding pyruvate kinase; translation: MTRRTKIVATLGPASSSPEMIEKLILAGANVFRLNFSHGQPEDHINRAEVVREMAKKNGRHVAILGDLQGPKIRIARFKNTKVELKDGATFILDVGFDKNNGDETRVGIDYPQLAKDSQPGNILLLDDGRVVLEVLEVKGQEVITKVIVGGALSNNKGINRQGGGLSAAALTDKDREDIKTAAALNADYLAVSFPRSAEDLHEARALAEAAGLKAGIVSKVERAEAVADNETLDAIILASDAVMVARGDLGVEIGDAELIGVQKHMIKRCRQLNRPVITATQMMETMITSAMPTRAEVFDVANAVLDGTDAVMLSAETAAGAYPEEVIKTMNRVCLGAEKQPAINRSKHRIDVTFTSIDETIAMSAMYAANHLEGVKAIISLTESGTTPLLMSRISSGLPIYALSPNQATLNKVNLYRGVTPVAFSSQEFNVDTIVAGLVDHVKSLGLIKDGELVIVTKGDHLVSYGTTNMMKVVKVGAVEE
- the edd gene encoding phosphogluconate dehydratase, which codes for MNPIVAKVTNDIIERSKALRGQYLKDMKKAQEQGPHRGKLSCGNLAHGFAACQPQDKQKLTLMEEANIGIISSYNDMLSAHQPYENYPDQIRAAVKEMGSVAQFAGGVPAMCDGVTQGQDGMELSLFSRDNIAQGAAIALSHNMFDAAIYLGICDKIVPGLLIAALRFGHLPALFIPAGPMRSGITNAAKAAVRQRYAQGQATREELLEAESASYHSAGTCTFYGTANSNQLLVEIMGLQLPGSSFVNPDDPLRGALTNYASQLSTKITALGRDYRPLYEIVDERSIVNSIVGLLATGGSTNHTMHIVAYARAAGIIITWDDFSALSKVVPSLTKIYPNGQADINHFHAAGGMAFLVKQLLKGGLLHEDVNTIVGKGLTHYTKEPFLEGDNLVWRDGTDESLDMDVVRPIDNPFSKEGGLALLKGNLGRSVIKVSAVKDENRIIEAPAAVFHSQNALADAIASGELKRDCVAVVRFQGPKAIGMPELHKLTPYLGNLQDQGYRVALVTDGRMSGASGKVPAAIHLTPEALAGGLIAKIQDGDMVRLDAIEGTLSVLVSDEELNKREAAQQDLTDSHQGMGRELFSAQRILVSGAEQGACSLFND